Genomic DNA from Fimbriimonas ginsengisoli Gsoil 348:
AGACGGAGTGCGAGATACGTACGAGTGGTTCAAGAACAACATGGCTGGGACGCTTCGGTGAGAGACCTATTCCGCCTCGACGGTAAGGTCGCGATCGTCACCGGCGGCGCCGGCATCTTGGGCCGCCATTTTTGCGAGGGCCTCGCCGCGCACGGCGCGGATGTGGCGGTGTTCGACATCGTCGCCGACCCGGCGGCCGAGCTTGCGAGCCGTTTGAGCGCCGAGTACGGGGTTCGGGCGATCGGTCTCGCGTGCGACGTAAGCGATCCGGAGTCGGTACGGCAAGGGGTGGACCAGGTCGTGGCGGATCTTGGCGGCATTCACGTTCTGCACAACAACGCGGCCGCCAAAACCAAAGATCTGAAGGCGTTCTTCGCCCCGTTCGAAGAGTATTCGCTGGAGGTTTGGCGCGAGATCATGGCGGTGAACCTGGACGGCATGATGCTCATGGCGCAACGGGTGGGCAAGCAGATGATCGAGCAAGGTAAGGGAGGCTCGGTGATCCAGACCGCCTCCATTTACGGTGTGGTGGGTCCGGATCCGCGTATCTACGAAGGGTCCGAGTACATGGGCGTAGGAATCAACACTCCGGCCATCTACGCCGCCTCCAAAGCCGGCGTCATCGGCCTTAGCCGTTACCTCGCTACCTACTGGGCGCCCCACGGCATCCGTGTGAACACCCTCACCCCGGGCGGAAACGAGAGCGGGCAGAACGAGACGTTTAAGAAGAACTATTCCGCCCGCGTCCCGCTGGGCCGGATGGGGAATCCGCCGGAGATGGTTGGTGCGGTCGTCTATCTAGCGTCGGACGCCGCCAGCTACGTGACGGGGCAAAACATCGCCGTCGACGGCGGCTGGACCGCTTGGTAAGAGAATGGCGACCGATTGGCTTCCTTCGCACTGTCTCTTCATCGCCGAAGCCGGCGTTAACCACAACGGCGACCTCGCCCTTGCGGTCGAGCTGATCGACGCGGCCAAGGCGGCGGGGGCCGATGCGGTCAAGTTCCAAAGCTTCAAAACCGACCAGCTCGTCACTCGCTCCGCCGCCAAGGCCGACTACCAAAAGAGGTCGACGGACGCCGAAGAGAGCCAGTTCGAGATGGTTCGCCGTCTTGAACTGAGTGAGGAGGCGCACGAGCAACTCATCCAGCGGTGCAAAGACGTAGGGATCCAGTTCATGTCCACGCCGTTCGATGAGGAGAGCGCGGCGATGCTGGCAAGGCTCGGCGTACCGTGCTACAAGCTCCCTTCGGGCGAGGTGACTAATCTTCCGTTCCTGCGCCATGTCGCCGGGTACGGCGTGCCGATCATTCTTTCGACCGGTATGTCGACGCTCGCCGAAGTCGACCAGGCGGTTCAAGCGATCCTCGAGACCGGCAACGACCGGCTCGCCCTGTTGCACTGCGTCAGCAACTATCCCGCCGACCCGGCGGACGTGAATCTGCGCGCGATGCACACGATGGACACCGCCTTCGGATTGCCGGTGGGGTACTCCGACCATACGACCGGATTCGAGGTGACGCTCGCGGCGGTCGCGCTGGGCGCCCGCATTATCGAAAAGCACTTTACTCTGGATCGGAACCTTCCCGGGCCCGATCACAAGGCGAGCTTGGAGCCAGACGAGATCGCGGCGGCGGTGCGGGGGGTGCGGGTGGTGGAATCGGCGCTCGGAACCGGACGCAAGGTTCCCGCGGCCTCGGAAGCGAACACGGCCTCGGTCGCGCGGCGGTCGCTGGTCGCGGCGCGGGACCTCCCGGCGGGAACGCGGCTTAGCGAAGCGGACATTGCCATTCTCCGTCCCGGAACAGGGCTTCCACCGGCGATGCTGCCTCATTTGGTGGGGATGACCCTGAGCCATCCCGTGAGCGCCGGAGATCTGTTCCGGCTGGACGCAATTTGATGAAAGTTCGAGTCGTCACCGTTGGACGGAGCGATTACGGCATTTATCAGCCGCTCCTAAAGGCGCTGCACAAAGATCCCGAGATCGATCTCGGCCTCTACGTTTCCGGCATGCATCTGAGCCCCGAGCATGGCTACACCGTTCGATTCGTCGAAGCGGACGGTTACACGATCGTCGAGCGGATCGAGATGCTTTTGGCCAACGACAGCGCCGATGCGGTGGCGAAATCGATGGGGTTGGGGATGATGGGGTTCGCCCAGTCGTTCGCCCGCGAGAAGCCGGACTGGCTCGTCGTGCTCGGCGACCGGTTCGAGACTTTCGCCGCGGCGGCGGCCTCCGTTCCGTTCAAGATTCCGCTCGCCCATTTGCATGGCGGTGAGGCGACGTTTGGCGCGATCGACGAGGCGTTCCGTCACTCGATCTCGAAGATGGCGCACCTACACTTCGCCGCTACGGAGGCGTACGGGCGACGGCTGGTGCAGATGGGTGAGGAGCCGTGGCGAGTTCATGTCACGGGCGCCCTGGCTCTCGACAACATCCGAACTCTCGAGCCGATGTCTCGCCAGGAGTTGGAAACGACGTTCGGAATCGACTTGGGCGAGCCTCCGCTGCTTGTCACTTTCCATCCGGTAACTCTTCAGATCGAGCATGCCCAGGCGCACATCGACGCGCTGTTCGCGGCGCTGCAAGACTCAGGCCTGCCGGTGATCTTTACGCTGGCGAACGCCGACACCGGGGGCCGGATGATCAATGCCCGAATTCAGGAGGCGGTCGCGGAGCGGCCGAACTTCCGCCTGGTCGAGAATTTCCGCATGCGCGGGTATTTCTCCGTGTTGCCTTACGTGCGAGCCATGGTTGGGAATACCAGCAGCGGCATCTTAGAGGCGGGGGCTTTCGGCTTACCGGTCGTGAATATAGGAGACCGGCAGGCGGGCCGGATTCGGGGCGAAAACGTTTTGGACGTAGCGCCGGAGCGGGAGGCGATCGCTGAGGCGATTCGACTGGCCGTCAGCCCCGAGTTTCGAGCCATTGCGGCGGCGGCGAACCACCCGTACGGCGGCGGCGGAGCCGCGGAGAAGATGGTTTCCGCGATCAAGGCGACGCAAATCGACGAGCGCTTGTTGGAGAAGCGGTTTTACGACCTTTCCTAGACCGGCGGCTCGCTCGATGCCAGCGGGTCAACTCACTGGTAAGGGCGTGTACAAAACGTACTACAAAGAGCTTTGCAAAGAACGCCCAGGCCGGTTGAGGAAGGACGGGCCACCCTTGCCACTTTATTAGGCGGGAAGGGCGGGGGCGCTGCCGTTTAGATGGTTGCCGTTTTTGCGCTGGATGCAGTACTTGGCGATGAGATAGGCGCCGACGATGTTCGCCATGATCGGTACGCCGAGGCCGCTTTGGATAAGGTTGTTGGTCATGAAGTTGAAGATGACCGAGGCGAAGAACGGGTAGAGCAGAAGGGGCAGAAGGCTCCCTTGCAGGGCTCTCCGGTACAAGAACTGGGTGAAGACGCCGAGGGCGAACAGGTAGGCGAACCCCAAGATGATGCCGAAATCGATATAAGTAGGCCCGAAAAAGGTCGAGTAGACGCCAAAAGTCGCAAACTGCTCGCGCCAGCCACGTTCATTCACTTCCGATAGGCCGAGCAGGCGGAAGAAGTAGAAGGCGATGGAGTACTGCGCCACTCCCCAGTAGAGTCTCGATGGGTCGGCGTGATTGACCGTCTTACTGAACTCGTACACGCCGTGGTTTGCGTACCAGGCAAGGCTGGCCCACCCCCATACCGTCTGAGCTGTGGTCGGGTCCGTCTCGTTGAGCCAGGTCATGAACCCTTCGGAGGGGGTGATCCCCCAACGCTCGGGAGCGATGGAGGCGGACTCTACCGCCGACATGGCGCCCTTGAGGACGTCGCGCTCCGTGGTCCCTTTGACGACGAAGAAGAAGGCGAGGGCGAAGATCGCGATGCCGCTGTAGATCGCTTTTCGGGAGACCATCAGCCGGCCGTGGGCGAAAGCGGAGGCGACGAGGAGAAGGAACAGCGGACCGAGAACGATGTAGCGGTTCCCGGAAATCACGACATAGACGGCGTAGGTGAGAAAGAGCGAGATGCCGGTGAACCACTGCCACTTGTGCAGGAACCGGTGGAACAGCACGCAAAAGACCATCATCGGGATGGCGATGGGATAGCCCATGCCCGAGATGAATCCGACGGCGCTGGTGCTGCGGCCCTGGTCAACGCTGTTGTCGGCGTAACGGGTCGCCTGGATGCTGCCGAGTTCGAGAAGTCCACGACCAAAGAGGAGGTCGTAGACGCGCATGATAACGAACAGCAGCGTCAGGGCGAACAAGACGTTCGCCGCCGCCCGGACGCCAGGGCCGCTGACCGTTTTGAGCCAGGCTAAACCATCGGCGGCCGGCCTATCGTCCTCCACCGACTCCTCGACATTCCCGTGGCGTCGCCCGCTGATCCAAGAGGGTACGAAGTACGTTCCAAGAACGAAGGCGCCAATATAGCCGGCGAAGAGGAGAAGCGCTCGTTCCGAGATCTCCGCGTCGTAGGTCAGATAGAACGTGCTGATCCGAAAGAAGAGCCAAACGAGGATGCCGCCAATCAGCATCCAGCGTGGGGAGAAGTAGGCGAGGGGGAGATTGAAGGCCACCGGGCCGGACTTTCCTCCTACTGAAGGCTCTTCGACATCGCTCAAGAGTGCCGCCCCCTATATCTCAACATCCGGGGAAAGTATACTCGCCCGGTTGCCAGGGGATCGGCGAACGGAACTACCGCTCGGTAGCCGCCTCCTGCACTGTCCGCGTGTAGTTTTCGAATGGCGTCCATTATTGCCTCCACCCTGCTGCGCCTATTGGCAATGGGCAGTAAGTTCATCCTGCTCGTCTTTTTGGCGAAGCTTCTAACGCCCGGCGAGGTGGGCACGCTCAACCTAATGACGGTGACCATCGCCAACGGGGTGATGCTCGCCGGAATGCAGTTCTTTCTGTACGCCAATCGCGAGCTCGCCGCCGCACCCTTGGAGAAGAAAGGGTATGTGGTGCGAAATCAGATGGCGTTCTACGGAGCGCTTTACTGCGTCGTTTTCCCGCTGGCCCTCCTGGTTTTCGTCTTCGGGCTTCTGCCCTGGGCCCTGGCGGGCTGGTTCTTCGCGATCCTCGTTTCCGACCACGCTTCGTACGAGCTGCAGCGGGTTCTGGCTTCCACCCACCGGGCGGTGAAGTCGAACGTCATCCATACGGTCCGGACCGGGCTTTGGGTCTATCCGATGGTGGTGGTGATGTTCATCAAGCCGGCGGCCCGGCACCTGACGGTGGTTTGGGCGTTTTGGCTCAGCTTCTCCCTCTTCAGCGTGATGCTGGCCCTTTGGTACAACCGCCGTCTGGGCGCGAAGAGCGCGTTCAAGATGCCGACGGATTGGGAGTGGATCCGGCGCGGCATGCGGACGACGCTTAACTTTCTGCCGGTAACCATTTCGCTGCTGGCGATCACACTCGTCGACCGGTACTCGATCGAGCGATGGTGGGGACGCGACCTCGTGGGCGTCTACGCGCTGTACAGCACGATCGCCAACCTGGTGGTGGCGTTCCCCGAGGCGGGGCTGACCACGGTGATGCAACCGCAGATCATCGCGGCTTACGCGGAGGGCCGGATGGACGATCACCGGCGTTTGCTGCGGCAGCTCGGCCTCCGTCTTGTGGTGATCGTGCTGCTATGTTCGGCGTTCGCGGCGTTCGGCCTTCTCGCGGCCCTGAAGTATTACGTGCGAAAACCGATCTATACCGAGCACCTCGCCGCCTTTTGGGTGATCTTGCTGGCGGCCGCCGTCAATGCGATGGGGATGTGGCCGCATAACGAGCTTTACTCGCGGCACGTGGACAAGATGATCTCCCGATCCTCGATCGTTTCGGCCGTCGTCCTGGTCGTTCTAATCATGACCCTGGTGCCGCGATGGGGGCTCATGGGGGCGGGAATCTCCCTTCTGATCTGCTGGACGGTCATGTTCGCTTTGAAATACGGGGCAAGCGTTCGATCCCGGTCGGCCGTCGCCGAGACCGGCGCTTAGACGACGTTATGGAAGGGTGAAGGGTTCCGGGGCAGGGACTAAGTCCTTGTCCAGGTTCAAGCGGTTGGAGTAGAATACTTCCGACGGTCGCATGCCGATGTGAGTCCGTCACGAGGTAACGAACGTGTCTCCAGTAACGCAATTAGTGGACAAAGCCCCCATTCAGTCGGCTCCCTTAGCCGACATTAAGAGACTTCCCATTATCGATTACGATGCCCACCCGGCATATGGAAAGGCGTTCCCCAAGCCCACCCTGAAGATGCGCGTGAAAGCGTTGATGACGCTGGCTCCGTGGATGGGATTCGTGTTGGGTAAGCGCTTGGCGAAGATGGATCGAATTCCCGCCCTGCCGTCTTACTCGGGCCACATCAGCGGCGGATTGTTAGGGCGCTTCCGAGCTCTGCCTAAGTATTTGCCTTACATTCTCAATGGCTATAAGCAAGATCTCGTTGGGCTCTTCTCGGCATCGCAGCACTCGAAGATCGATCCCAAGTTTAAGAGCCAAGCCGACGAATTCGTCGAGACCGGCTTCTTGGTGGGCGACCTAGAGGAGAACGAACTCGAGCACCTTCAGCAACTCGTCGCGAAGCCGATCGCCGATCTTCGGAAGTCGCGAGCCGAGGCGACCGAGCGGACGTTCGTCGGCAACACCCGTTTCTTCAATACCGGCGACGATAAAGAGCTGTTCGACGCCATGAACACCTACATGGAGAAGCACGGCATGCTGGCCGCTGCGGGCGCCTATATCGGCCGTCCGGTGAAGGTAACCCACCTGCTCATCCAGATTAACGATCCGAACGACAAGTACTTCCACGGAAACTTCGTCGATGTCAACCTGCCCGATTCGCCTTGCAAATACATGCACGTCGACAAGAGCTACGACATGGTCAAGTGCGTGGTGTATCTCAACCAAGTCGGCATGGATAACGGAGCGTTCAGCTTCGTTCTCGGCAGCCAGAAGGTTCGGCCACTCGGCTTCGAAGGGGTGCTTCGGCGCGCCGTCGACCGAGCCGGACTATCGGGCTCCAAGCCGGAGATTCGGCGAATGTTCATGGCGCTTCCCAAATTCCTCCGCAAGAAGTGCACCTTCGGACTCGACCTGCTCGAAGGAACGCCGGACTGCGATGCAATGCTGAAGTCGGAGCTTTATCTGACTTCTGAGATGGGAAATATCGGCCTCTTCGCCAATAACGGCGTCCACCGCGGTGGCCTCACGAAGACCGGAGAGCGGATCGTGTTCTTCGCCACCATCGCCTAGGACAAAGCCTGTTGAGTCAAGTTAACGTCTGCTTCTTTTCTATTTGGGAACGTACGGAGACCTGGATTGCCACCGGCAAAAAGCTTGCCGAGAACGGCGTCCAGGTTTTCCATGTGGTCACCCCTCGGGAATACTTCGACATGTGCCTCGCGAACGGGGTGCCAAAGGAGAACATCCTTTGGCTCCGTATCGATGATGCGCTCGCCGCGCCTTTGGATACGGAATCGTTGGACCGTATCCGGCACTACGAGGAGATCACCGGAATCTCACTCAAGAACTACCTGATGATGGACCGCTTCCTCAGGACTCGTCCTTGGGAGGAGATGATCAAGTACGCGGCTTACTGCTTCCGCCGCATTCACGACTTCCTCGATAAGAACGACGTGCGTTTCTGTTCTGGCGAGCCGAGCGATACGCACGACCTTGTGGCGATGCTGATCTGCCGGGCCACCGGCCGACACTACGGCGCGCCGTTCGATATTCGTTTTCCGGTCAACCGCTTCGTGCTGTGGGACTCGGAGATCGAGGCGACGCCGTTCATTACGGCGGCGAAGACTCCGAACGACGTATCTCCGGAAATGCTCGAACTTGCCGCCGAGGCTCGGAACAAGATTCTGAACCGCCAGCGGATGCAGCACCTCGCGGTGAAGCGGAAGGCGCCTTCGATCGGCCTGAAATTCATCAGCCGGGTGACTCGCGGCGTGATCTATCGCGCGGCGGTGCGAAGCAAGCACGACGGCCACATGTACACGGTCAAGAGCGTGCTGTTCGACCTGAAGTACCACATGATTCCGATCAATTACCGGCGGAACAAGCTTCAATGGGACCGCCTCTTCGAGAAACCGGTCGAGGGCGAGAAGTTCGTGCTGTATACGCTGAATTATCAGCCGGAGCACTCCATCGACGTTGAGTCTCCCCACTGGATGAACGCGTATGAAGTGGTCAAGAGCATCTCGCGGATGCTTCCGGTGGACACCCGCCTCTATATCAAGGAGCACCCGAGCGCCCTCGGTATTCGGAGCCCGCAGTATTTGAAGATGATGAAGCGTCTGCCGGGGGTACGCCTGATCGACCCTTACGTGGATAGCCACGACCTTCTCACGAAGGCGGTCCTGACGGTAAGCCTTACCGGAACGATCTGCGTGGAGGCGGCGATGTACGGGAAGCCGGCGGCGATCATTTCCGACACTTTCATCGGCCTGTTTTCCACGGTCCGGGTTCTGTCCCATCCTCGGGAAGTGGCCGATCTGCTTCGCAAGCCGCCCCCCGTCCACGACTTGGATCACGACCTAAGAGTGATGGCTTGGATGCTGGAGAATGCCCATGAGGGAACGATCGTGGATCGCATCACCAATCCGATCGGCACCTCGGAGGAGAATATCAAGCTCGTTTCTCAGGGGTACATGAGAGTGATCAACGCCATCTCCGACGGCCGAATTCAGCCGCGCCCGCTTCTGGATGGAACCCAGCCATGTCCCGCGTCTTAATCACCGGTAGCACCGGTTTCATCGGCACGAACCTCGTCGAACTCTATCGAAGTCGAGGCGACGAGGTTCGGGGGCTCGACCTCGCGCCCGCGCGA
This window encodes:
- a CDS encoding O-antigen polymerase; its protein translation is MAFNLPLAYFSPRWMLIGGILVWLFFRISTFYLTYDAEISERALLLFAGYIGAFVLGTYFVPSWISGRRHGNVEESVEDDRPAADGLAWLKTVSGPGVRAAANVLFALTLLFVIMRVYDLLFGRGLLELGSIQATRYADNSVDQGRSTSAVGFISGMGYPIAIPMMVFCVLFHRFLHKWQWFTGISLFLTYAVYVVISGNRYIVLGPLFLLLVASAFAHGRLMVSRKAIYSGIAIFALAFFFVVKGTTERDVLKGAMSAVESASIAPERWGITPSEGFMTWLNETDPTTAQTVWGWASLAWYANHGVYEFSKTVNHADPSRLYWGVAQYSIAFYFFRLLGLSEVNERGWREQFATFGVYSTFFGPTYIDFGIILGFAYLFALGVFTQFLYRRALQGSLLPLLLYPFFASVIFNFMTNNLIQSGLGVPIMANIVGAYLIAKYCIQRKNGNHLNGSAPALPA
- the neuB gene encoding N-acetylneuraminate synthase, with the translated sequence MATDWLPSHCLFIAEAGVNHNGDLALAVELIDAAKAAGADAVKFQSFKTDQLVTRSAAKADYQKRSTDAEESQFEMVRRLELSEEAHEQLIQRCKDVGIQFMSTPFDEESAAMLARLGVPCYKLPSGEVTNLPFLRHVAGYGVPIILSTGMSTLAEVDQAVQAILETGNDRLALLHCVSNYPADPADVNLRAMHTMDTAFGLPVGYSDHTTGFEVTLAAVALGARIIEKHFTLDRNLPGPDHKASLEPDEIAAAVRGVRVVESALGTGRKVPAASEANTASVARRSLVAARDLPAGTRLSEADIAILRPGTGLPPAMLPHLVGMTLSHPVSAGDLFRLDAI
- a CDS encoding SDR family oxidoreductase → MRDLFRLDGKVAIVTGGAGILGRHFCEGLAAHGADVAVFDIVADPAAELASRLSAEYGVRAIGLACDVSDPESVRQGVDQVVADLGGIHVLHNNAAAKTKDLKAFFAPFEEYSLEVWREIMAVNLDGMMLMAQRVGKQMIEQGKGGSVIQTASIYGVVGPDPRIYEGSEYMGVGINTPAIYAASKAGVIGLSRYLATYWAPHGIRVNTLTPGGNESGQNETFKKNYSARVPLGRMGNPPEMVGAVVYLASDAASYVTGQNIAVDGGWTAW
- a CDS encoding lipopolysaccharide biosynthesis protein, which encodes MASIIASTLLRLLAMGSKFILLVFLAKLLTPGEVGTLNLMTVTIANGVMLAGMQFFLYANRELAAAPLEKKGYVVRNQMAFYGALYCVVFPLALLVFVFGLLPWALAGWFFAILVSDHASYELQRVLASTHRAVKSNVIHTVRTGLWVYPMVVVMFIKPAARHLTVVWAFWLSFSLFSVMLALWYNRRLGAKSAFKMPTDWEWIRRGMRTTLNFLPVTISLLAITLVDRYSIERWWGRDLVGVYALYSTIANLVVAFPEAGLTTVMQPQIIAAYAEGRMDDHRRLLRQLGLRLVVIVLLCSAFAAFGLLAALKYYVRKPIYTEHLAAFWVILLAAAVNAMGMWPHNELYSRHVDKMISRSSIVSAVVLVVLIMTLVPRWGLMGAGISLLICWTVMFALKYGASVRSRSAVAETGA
- the neuC gene encoding UDP-N-acetylglucosamine 2-epimerase; its protein translation is MKVRVVTVGRSDYGIYQPLLKALHKDPEIDLGLYVSGMHLSPEHGYTVRFVEADGYTIVERIEMLLANDSADAVAKSMGLGMMGFAQSFAREKPDWLVVLGDRFETFAAAAASVPFKIPLAHLHGGEATFGAIDEAFRHSISKMAHLHFAATEAYGRRLVQMGEEPWRVHVTGALALDNIRTLEPMSRQELETTFGIDLGEPPLLVTFHPVTLQIEHAQAHIDALFAALQDSGLPVIFTLANADTGGRMINARIQEAVAERPNFRLVENFRMRGYFSVLPYVRAMVGNTSSGILEAGAFGLPVVNIGDRQAGRIRGENVLDVAPEREAIAEAIRLAVSPEFRAIAAAANHPYGGGGAAEKMVSAIKATQIDERLLEKRFYDLS